Proteins encoded within one genomic window of Rhodohalobacter sp. SW132:
- the arsD gene encoding arsenite efflux transporter metallochaperone ArsD has product MNNKTAVSTRIDIYDPAMCCSTGVCGPDVDDSLTDFANDVKWMKVQGIEVNRFNLGQEPEAFKSNPEVLTRLKSSGSDILPIIFVNGEMVSEGGYPDRQQLMEWLSDSPKQSQNGAAQSSPGTDQILNNLEAAVTDGNEIQVRAIFHQGESSGVSIQEMVQAMQAGINNRQRITESTLQTAHELLGVQGSGCTPGGGCC; this is encoded by the coding sequence ATGAACAACAAAACAGCTGTATCCACACGAATTGATATTTATGACCCCGCAATGTGCTGCAGCACCGGCGTTTGCGGTCCTGATGTGGACGATTCGCTTACTGATTTTGCAAATGATGTGAAATGGATGAAAGTACAGGGTATTGAGGTAAATCGCTTTAACCTGGGGCAGGAACCAGAAGCGTTCAAATCAAACCCTGAAGTTCTGACCCGTTTAAAAAGTTCCGGGTCTGATATTTTGCCGATTATTTTTGTAAACGGAGAGATGGTATCCGAAGGCGGATATCCTGACCGCCAGCAGCTGATGGAGTGGCTTTCAGATTCTCCAAAACAATCTCAAAATGGAGCGGCTCAATCCTCACCCGGAACGGATCAGATTTTAAATAATCTGGAAGCGGCAGTTACCGATGGCAATGAAATACAGGTGCGGGCGATATTCCATCAGGGAGAATCTTCAGGGGTTTCTATTCAGGAAATGGTTCAGGCGATGCAGGCGGGAATCAACAATCGTCAGCGAATCACAGAATCCACACTTCAAACCGCACATGAACTGCTGGGCGTACAAGGTTCAGGGTGCACTCCTGGTGGCGGCTGTTGCTAA